The following proteins are co-located in the Zonotrichia albicollis isolate bZonAlb1 chromosome 1, bZonAlb1.hap1, whole genome shotgun sequence genome:
- the VSTM2A gene encoding V-set and transmembrane domain-containing protein 2A isoform X1, which yields MMGIFLAYIGFIFFSVMYIEQGLSTQAKFTEFPRNVTATEGQNVEMSCAFQSGSTSVYLEIQWWFLRAAEDPEVGAEVTGTQMEFLPERDLDNDGTKISTVKVQGNDISHKLQISKVRKKDEGLYECRVTDANYGDLQEYKAQAFLKVNANSHSRRMQAFEASPMWLQDMKPRKNISAAVPSSIHNSANQRVRATSSPEAAAKIPKQSPQSAKSKSPVKSTERTAKLTLTSNHHSAPNVL from the exons ATGATGGGGATCTTTCTAGCTTATATTggattcattttcttttcagttatGTATATTGAACAAGGACTTTCTACCCAAG CAAAATTCACAGAGTTTCCCCGAAATGTCACGGCCACTGAAGGGCAGAATGTGGAGATGTCTTGTGCTTTCCAAAGTGGCTCTACTTCGGTGTACCTTGAAATCCAGTGGTGGTTTCTGCGGGCAGCTGAGGACCCAGAGGTTGGAGCTGAGGTGACAGGCACTCAG ATGGAGTTCCTGCCCGAGCGGGACCTGGACAACGACGGCACGAAGATCAGC ACAGTGAAAGTACAAGGGAACGACATCTCCCACAAGCTGCAGATTTCAAAAGTGAGGAAAAAGGATGAAGGCTTGTATGAGTGCAGGGTGACCGATGCCAACTATGGAGACCTTCAGGAATACAAGGCCCAGGCGTTTCTCAAAGTCAATGCTAACAGCCACTCTCGGCGAATGCAAGCCTTTGAGGCATCCCCAATGTGGTTGCAAGACATGAAACCTCGTAAAAACATCTCAGCAGCTGTCCCAAGTAGCATCCACAATTCCGCCAATCAGCGTGTAcgtgccacctccagccccgaagcagcagccaaaatccccaaacaaagTCCACAATCAG CAAAGAGCAAATCGCCTGTAAAATCCACGGAGCGGACAGCAAAGTTGACCCTAACCTCCAACCACCACTCTGCACCCAATGTACTCTAA
- the VSTM2A gene encoding V-set and transmembrane domain-containing protein 2A isoform X3 gives MMGIFLAYIGFIFFSVMYIEQGLSTQAKFTEFPRNVTATEGQNVEMSCAFQSGSTSVYLEIQWWFLRAAEDPEVGAEVTGTQMEFLPERDLDNDGTKISTVKVQGNDISHKLQISKVRKKDEGLYECRVTDANYGDLQEYKAQAFLKVNANSHSRRMQAFEASPMWLQDMKPRKNISAAVPSSIHNSANQRVRATSSPEAAAKIPKQSPQSDRLHWVIRDCSICDRACS, from the exons ATGATGGGGATCTTTCTAGCTTATATTggattcattttcttttcagttatGTATATTGAACAAGGACTTTCTACCCAAG CAAAATTCACAGAGTTTCCCCGAAATGTCACGGCCACTGAAGGGCAGAATGTGGAGATGTCTTGTGCTTTCCAAAGTGGCTCTACTTCGGTGTACCTTGAAATCCAGTGGTGGTTTCTGCGGGCAGCTGAGGACCCAGAGGTTGGAGCTGAGGTGACAGGCACTCAG ATGGAGTTCCTGCCCGAGCGGGACCTGGACAACGACGGCACGAAGATCAGC ACAGTGAAAGTACAAGGGAACGACATCTCCCACAAGCTGCAGATTTCAAAAGTGAGGAAAAAGGATGAAGGCTTGTATGAGTGCAGGGTGACCGATGCCAACTATGGAGACCTTCAGGAATACAAGGCCCAGGCGTTTCTCAAAGTCAATGCTAACAGCCACTCTCGGCGAATGCAAGCCTTTGAGGCATCCCCAATGTGGTTGCAAGACATGAAACCTCGTAAAAACATCTCAGCAGCTGTCCCAAGTAGCATCCACAATTCCGCCAATCAGCGTGTAcgtgccacctccagccccgaagcagcagccaaaatccccaaacaaagTCCACAATCAG ACAGATTGCACTGGGTCATCAGAGATTGCAGCATATGTGACAGGGCCTGCTCTTGA
- the VSTM2A gene encoding V-set and transmembrane domain-containing protein 2A isoform X2, with the protein MMGIFLAYIGFIFFSVMYIEQGLSTQAKFTEFPRNVTATEGQNVEMSCAFQSGSTSVYLEIQWWFLRAAEDPEVGAEVTGTQMEFLPERDLDNDGTKISTVKVQGNDISHKLQISKVRKKDEGLYECRVTDANYGDLQEYKAQAFLKVNANSHSRRMQAFEASPMWLQDMKPRKNISAAVPSSIHNSANQRVRATSSPEAAAKIPKQSPQSGARIATSHGLSVLLLVCGFVKGALL; encoded by the exons ATGATGGGGATCTTTCTAGCTTATATTggattcattttcttttcagttatGTATATTGAACAAGGACTTTCTACCCAAG CAAAATTCACAGAGTTTCCCCGAAATGTCACGGCCACTGAAGGGCAGAATGTGGAGATGTCTTGTGCTTTCCAAAGTGGCTCTACTTCGGTGTACCTTGAAATCCAGTGGTGGTTTCTGCGGGCAGCTGAGGACCCAGAGGTTGGAGCTGAGGTGACAGGCACTCAG ATGGAGTTCCTGCCCGAGCGGGACCTGGACAACGACGGCACGAAGATCAGC ACAGTGAAAGTACAAGGGAACGACATCTCCCACAAGCTGCAGATTTCAAAAGTGAGGAAAAAGGATGAAGGCTTGTATGAGTGCAGGGTGACCGATGCCAACTATGGAGACCTTCAGGAATACAAGGCCCAGGCGTTTCTCAAAGTCAATGCTAACAGCCACTCTCGGCGAATGCAAGCCTTTGAGGCATCCCCAATGTGGTTGCAAGACATGAAACCTCGTAAAAACATCTCAGCAGCTGTCCCAAGTAGCATCCACAATTCCGCCAATCAGCGTGTAcgtgccacctccagccccgaagcagcagccaaaatccccaaacaaagTCCACAATCAG GTGCGAGGATAGCTACAAGCCATGGACTTTCTGTCCTGCTTCTTGTTTGTGGCTTTGTGAAGGGTGCTTTGCTTTAA
- the VSTM2A gene encoding V-set and transmembrane domain-containing protein 2A isoform X4 gives MMGIFLAYIGFIFFSVMYIEQGLSTQAKFTEFPRNVTATEGQNVEMSCAFQSGSTSVYLEIQWWFLRAAEDPEVGAEVTGTQMEFLPERDLDNDGTKISTVKVQGNDISHKLQISKVRKKDEGLYECRVTDANYGDLQEYKAQAFLKVNANSHSRRMQAFEASPMWLQDMKPRKNISAAVPSSIHNSANQRVRATSSPEAAAKIPKQSPQSVHAKTFMGTRANLAS, from the exons ATGATGGGGATCTTTCTAGCTTATATTggattcattttcttttcagttatGTATATTGAACAAGGACTTTCTACCCAAG CAAAATTCACAGAGTTTCCCCGAAATGTCACGGCCACTGAAGGGCAGAATGTGGAGATGTCTTGTGCTTTCCAAAGTGGCTCTACTTCGGTGTACCTTGAAATCCAGTGGTGGTTTCTGCGGGCAGCTGAGGACCCAGAGGTTGGAGCTGAGGTGACAGGCACTCAG ATGGAGTTCCTGCCCGAGCGGGACCTGGACAACGACGGCACGAAGATCAGC ACAGTGAAAGTACAAGGGAACGACATCTCCCACAAGCTGCAGATTTCAAAAGTGAGGAAAAAGGATGAAGGCTTGTATGAGTGCAGGGTGACCGATGCCAACTATGGAGACCTTCAGGAATACAAGGCCCAGGCGTTTCTCAAAGTCAATGCTAACAGCCACTCTCGGCGAATGCAAGCCTTTGAGGCATCCCCAATGTGGTTGCAAGACATGAAACCTCGTAAAAACATCTCAGCAGCTGTCCCAAGTAGCATCCACAATTCCGCCAATCAGCGTGTAcgtgccacctccagccccgaagcagcagccaaaatccccaaacaaagTCCACAATCAG TGCATGCCAAGACATTCATGGGCACCAGAGCCAACCTGGCGAgctaa